From one Montipora capricornis isolate CH-2021 chromosome 10, ASM3666992v2, whole genome shotgun sequence genomic stretch:
- the LOC138021073 gene encoding uncharacterized protein, which translates to MGGRLQQVEATFEELHPVLVKKCGVIDQLVLHIHEQMQHAGTGTVISELRRQGIWILRSKKTVSSVIRKCRKCSQFLAGPASEQTPPFPRFRVTCRLPFEATGMDLGGPLFLKERCKAWFVVFTCMTVRAIHLEIVTSLFVEALIQALQKFMNRRGVPQLCISDHGTNFVAAAKWVREKNLDMKWQFVVERGPWWGEAWERLVGVGKGLLRRSLGQAVLSWEELVTALTEVEKVINRRPVTYLWESSEPGGGVPIPLCPEQFLLPPRTDGKEEERELNVSKEFQQRKKWLSSLNEL; encoded by the coding sequence CCTTTGAGGAACTCCATCCCGTCCTTGTTAAGAAGTGTGGTGTCATCGACCAGTTAGTGCTTCACATTCACGAACAGATGCAACACGCCGGTACTGGGACAGTTATCTCGGAGCTGAGACGCCAAGGCATTTGGATTCTGCGATCAAAGAAGACTGTCTCATCAGTTATAAGAAAGTGCCGAAAATGCAGTCAGTTTCTTGCTGGTCCTGCGTCTGAACAGACTCCGCCATTCCCTCGATTCCGTGTAACCTGTAGACTCCCTTTTGAAGCTACTGGCATGGATCTAGGAGGACCTCTCTTCCTTAAGGAGAGATGCAAAGCCTGGTTCGTTGTGTTCACATGCATGACAGTTAGAGCCATCCATTTGgagattgtgacgtcattgtttgTGGAAGCTTTGATTCAGGCCTTGCAGAAGTTTATGAACAGACGAGGTGTTCCACAGCTATGTATAAGTGACCATGGAACAAACTTCGTGGCTGCAGCCAAGTGGGTGAGAGAGAAAAATCTGGACATGAAGTGGCAGTTTGTGGTTGAACGAGGACCTTGGTGGGGAGAAGCCTGGGAGAGATTAGTGGGCGTTGGCAAGGGACTTCTACGCCGCTCGTTGGGCCAAGCTGTGCTTTCCTGGGAGGAATTGGTAACCGCCCTAACCGAGGTAGAGAAAGTTATCAACCGCCGGCCTGTCACTTACCTGTGGGAATCGAGTGAACCAGGTGGTGGAGTGCCTATCCCTTTGTGTCCTGAACAGTTCCTTTTGCCACCCCGCACAGAtggcaaagaagaagaaagagaactgaATGTCTCAAAGGAATTTCAACAGAGGAAGAAGTGGTTGTCTTCTCTGAACGAACTTTGA